A stretch of [Clostridium] innocuum DNA encodes these proteins:
- a CDS encoding TIR domain-containing protein, which yields MITYTLKELGYPEEPPRKLLPWIHMELQWKNLDKIITFIYDNTIHIYEVSELRQKYCFEIPYGSRSQWIDRCWQLNEFVGTKGIVKLFVSNIPYHLRSYIYFDYDGDREDIIEFCKKYEIDVSYDKGSKEFLEDMRNRMWNEISFSSRMNRQMFEVFFVSSFQYAEISELHEKGYYWETESKRKKVFISYAWKDKEIIDNMIDKLQTSGIRVFMDYGDHILESILSGLSECELALFF from the coding sequence ATGATCACATACACTTTGAAAGAACTGGGATATCCGGAAGAACCACCGAGAAAGCTGCTGCCTTGGATACACATGGAACTACAATGGAAAAACCTTGATAAAATAATTACTTTTATTTATGATAATACGATACATATATACGAGGTGAGTGAATTGAGGCAGAAATATTGTTTTGAGATACCCTACGGAAGCAGAAGTCAGTGGATCGATCGGTGTTGGCAGTTGAACGAGTTCGTTGGAACGAAAGGAATCGTAAAGCTATTCGTATCAAATATACCATATCATCTAAGATCTTATATTTATTTTGATTATGATGGGGATCGTGAAGATATCATCGAATTCTGTAAAAAATATGAGATCGATGTATCTTATGATAAGGGATCTAAAGAATTCCTTGAAGATATGCGTAATAGGATGTGGAATGAAATTTCTTTTAGTTCGAGAATGAATCGCCAAATGTTTGAGGTGTTCTTCGTTTCAAGTTTTCAGTATGCGGAGATCAGCGAGCTCCATGAAAAGGGATATTATTGGGAAACGGAATCAAAAAGAAAAAAAGTATTCATATCCTATGCATGGAAAGATAAAGAGATTATTGATAATATGATTGATAAGCTACAGACGAGTGGTATCAGGGTCTTCATGGATTACGGTGATCATATATTAGAAAGTATCCTGAGTGGTTTAAGCGAATGCGAGCTGGCTTTATTTTTTTAA